GAGCGGGAAGGGCACGCGCGCTGTCATGGTAAAGCCGTGCTATAGGCATGCATGGGCCGACCGGCAAGCCGCTTTCGGGCAATGCCGGCGATTTCCAGCGGTGAATTTCCTCGCACTGCGGCCTCATTTGCCTGTAACTGGGCGCAAGCTCCCGAATCGACCGGCCTGACGGAGGCTTCAGACGTGACGCATCAGGTATTGAACCAAAGCCCGCCCCTGTCGGGATCGAGCGCCTGGCGCGCCGACCCGCTGCTGGTGCAGCTGGCCGAGGGCTGGCCGGAGCCCGTGCGCCGCGATCTCGAGCAGGTCGGCCGCTATGTCCGCTCGTCCGAGGCGCAGGAGATGGCGCGGCTCGCCAACGTCGAGACGCCGAAGCTGAGGACCCACGACCGGCAGGGCCGCCGCATCGATGTCGTCGAGTTCCACCCGGCCTATCACGCGCTGATGCGCCGCTCGATCGCGCTCGGGCTGCACTCCTCGATCTGGGAGGACGCGCGCGAGGAGGCGGGGCGTCGGCACCAGGTGCGCGCGGCGCGCTTCTTCCTCACCGCGCAGCTCGAATGCGGGCATCTGTGTCCCATCACCATGACCAGCGCCTCGCTGGCGGCGCTGATGGCGAGCCCGCAGCTCTTCCGCGATCTCGCCCCGCGGGTGCTGACCCGCAAGTACGACCAGTCGCAGAAGCCGATGGCCCAGAAGGCGGGCCTGACCTTCGGCATGGGCATGACCGAGAAGCAGGGCGGCACCGACGTGCGCGCCAACACCTCGCGCGCCGTGCCCGCCGGCGGCCGCTTCCACAGCCTCACCGGCCACAAATGGTTCATGTCCGCGCCGATGTCGGATGCCTTCCTGATGCTGGCGCAGGCCGAGGCCGGGCTTTCCTGCTTCCTCGTGCCGCGCCTGCGCGATGACGGCAGCCACAACGGCCTCGAGCTCCAGCGCCTGAAGGACAAGCTCGGCAACCGCTCCAACGCCTCCTCGGAGGTCGAGTTCGACGGCGCGCTGGCCGAGATGGTCGGCGAGCCGGGCAAGGGCGTCCGCACCATCATGGACATGGTGACGCTGACGCGGCTCGACTGCGCGCTGGCCAGCGCCGGCATCATGCGCGCCGCGCTCGCCGAGGCCGTCCACCACACCCGCCACCGCAAGGCGTTCGGCACGGAGCTCGCCGACCAGCCGCTGATGCAGCGCGTGCTGGCCGACATGGCGCTCGACGTCGCCGCCGCGACCGCGCTTTCCATGCGGCTCGCCCGCTCGTTCGACGAGGCCGCGCGCAATGCCGGCGAGGCGGCGTTCGCCCGCACCATGACCCCGGTGGTCAAGTACTGGGTGTGCAAGATCACGCCGCCGCTGGTCTACGAGGCGATGGAGTGCCTCGGCGGCAACGGCTATATCGAGGAGGGGCCGCTGGCGCGCGCCTATCGCGAGGCGCCGGTCAACGCCATCTGGGAAGGCTCGGGCAACGTCATGGCGCTGGATGTGCTGAGGGTGCTCGCCCGCGCGTCGCAGCTCTTCGAGGAAGTGCTCGCGGGAATCGGCCGCGACCTCGGCGCGGCCGGCAAGGGCGTGCTCGGCGTGCTGCGCGCCGCGCTCCAGGTCGCGGCCTCGGACGAGGGCTCAGCCCGCATCCTCACCGAGCAGCTGGCGCTGTCGGCCGCCGCCGCCGAGCTGCGCCGGCTGGGGGCAGGGCGCATCGCCGACGCCTTCGTCGAGACGCGCCTCGCCGGCCAGTGGCGCACCAGCTACGGCATGCTCGACGCGCGCCACGATTCGCGCACCATCCTCGAAACGCTCTATCCCGAACTCGGCTGAAACGCTCCGCCGCCGGCGCCGCCAATGCGGCGCACCGGGGTTTTCCCCGGTTCGGGCCCGGCCGTTAACCTTAACAAATGGTTTCCGTTGCCGCTCGCATGCGACGGGTTCAGTGTCGGCCGGTCGCGTCATCGGCGCGGCGTTCCGCTCTCGAGAGGCCGCGCCATGCGTTACATCCTGATCTTCTGGGCCGTGCCGATGGGGCTGTTCTGGGGCTGGTACTATCTGTCGTACCACGACATGAATTTCGGCTTCCTCGTTCTCTCGCGCGCGGTGCACGACTACGCCTTCGGCTTCTACGGCAACATCATCGGCATCGACCCGGCGACCATCGGCCCGATGGTCATGCGCGCCTGCGTCATCGACACGGCGCTGATCTTCTCGATCTACGGCTTCCGCAAGCGGCGCGAGATCGCGGCATGGTGGAACGCCTCGCGCGTCAGCGCGCCAGAGCCGCAAGCCGGTCGAGCGCCCCCTGCAGAATGAAGGCGGCCGCCGCCGAATCGATGCGCTCGCCGCGTTTCGCCCGCGACACGTCCATGGAAATCAGCGCCCGCTCTGCCGCGACGGTCGACAGCCGCTCGTCCCAGTAGACGAAGGGCAGGTCGGTCAGCCGCTCCATGTTGCGCACGAAGGCCCGTGTCGCCTGGACGCGCGGCCCTTCGGAGCCGTCCATGTTGACCGGCAGGCCGACGACGATCGCGGCCGCCTTCTCCTTGTCGAGCGCGGCGAGGAGCGCCTGCGCGTCGAGCGTGAATTTTTTGCGCGCGATCACCGGGCGCGGATGGGCGAAGGAGAGGCCGGCATCCGACATGGCAAGGCCGATGGTCCTGGTGCCGAGGTCGATCCCCGCGAGCGTCGCCCCCGGCGGGAGGACGGCCGGCAATTCGGCAATGTCGATCACCGGCATTTTTCGCTTCGCCCCTTTGCCTCTTCGCTTCCCGCTTCTATCCTGCCGCAGAGCCGAAAGCGAGCATGTGAAGGAGACCCTGCGATGAAGCTGACCTGGTACGGCCATTCCGCCTTCGCCGTCGAGGCGGGCGAGGCGCGAATCCTCATCGACCCGTTCCTGAGCGGCAACCCGTCATGGGGCAAGGGCTGGGAGGAAGCGGCCGAAGGCGTCACCCATGTCCTGCTCACCCATGGCCACAGCGACCATATCGGCGATGCCGTCGCCATCCTGAAGAAGACCGGCGCGCAGCTCGTCGCCAATTTCGAGCTGTGCATGTATCTCGTCGGGCAGGGGGCGAGCGGCGAGCGGATCAATCCCGGCAACACCGGCGGCACCGTCGATTGCGGCGGCTTCACCGTCACCTTCGTCCAGGCGCTGCATTCCTCGTCCTTCGGGCAGGATGGCGGGGCGAACGTCTATCTCGGCAACCCGCTCGGGCTGGTGCTGCATTTCGCCGACGGCCAATCGCTCTATCATATGGGCGACACCGACATCTTCTCCGACATGGCGCTCATCGAGGAGTTGCATGCGCCGAAGGTCGGCATCGTGCCGGTCGGCGACCGCTTCACCATGGGCGGCGCGGTGGCCGCGCTCGCCTGCCGGCGGTTCTTCAACTTCGAGACCGTGATCCCGGCGCACTATGCCACCTTCGGCCTGCTCGACCAGAACGCGGACAAGTTCGTCGAGGGCATGGAAGGCTCGAAGACGAAGGTGCTGGTGCCGAAGATCGGCGAGCCGTTCGCGCCTTGACGGTTCTTTCCCTGTTGCGCCCGGCCTGTTGCGCTCGTGGGGCAGCGCCGCTATAGCCCGGTGAGTTGTTTCCCATCCATTCGCCGGAGCGAAGAATGTCCGTCGATCTCGACACCGTGAAGCGCGTGGCGCGGCTTGCCCGCATTGCCGTGACCGAGGAGGAAGCCGGCCGCATGACCGGCGAATTGAACGTCATCCTCGGCTTCGTCGAGCAGCTTTCCGAGGTCGACGTCGACGGCGTCGAGCCGATGACCTCGGTCATGCCGATGGAGATGCGCAAGCGGCAGGATGCCGTCACCGACGGCGGCAAGGCGGCCGACATCGTCGCCAACGCCCCGGCGACCGAGGAGAATTTCTTCCTCGTTCCCAAGGTGGTGGAGTAGGCGGTGACCGTGGAGATCGCGGTCGAGACGCCGCTGCAGGACGACATACGCCGGCTCGTGGGCGAGTTGAACGCCTACATGATGCCGCTCACGCCGCGTGAGTTCCAGTTTCAGCTTACGGTCGAGCAGATGACCGAGCCTTCGGTGACGCTGTTCGTCGCGCGCGATGCCTCCGGCCGTGCGGTCGGCATGGGCGCGCTCAAGGAGCACGGCGACGGGCTCGGCGAGGTCAAGCGCATGTACACCCTGCCCGAGACGCGCGGCCGGCGCGTCGGCTCGCAGCTCCTTGAGCGCATCGAGGAGCTCGCCCGCGAGAAGGGGCTTGGCCACATCGTGCTGGAGACCGGCGAAGCGCCCGGTTTCGAGCCGGCGTGGCGCGTCTACGAGCGCGGCGGCTTTACGATGTGCGGCGCGGTGCTCGACTATCCCGATTCCGGCTATTCGCGATTTTACGAAAAGAAGCTTTCCTAATGACCGACCTGACGACACTGACGATTGCCGAAGCGCGCGACGGGCTGACGGCCAAGGACTTTTCGGCCCTTGAGCTGACGGACTCTTATTTGTCAGTCATCGACGCCTTCAACCCGACCTTCAACGCCTATGTCACCGTCACCCACGACAAGGCGCGCGCGATGGCGAAGGCGTCGGACGGACGGCTTGCCAAGGGCGAAAGCGGCGCGCTGGAAGGCATCCCGCTCGGCATCAAGGACCTGTTCGCGACCGAGGGCGTCCACACCCAGGCTGCCAGCCACATCCTCGACGGCTTCGAGCCGCGCTACGAATCGACTGTCACCGCCAATCTGTGGGCCGACGGCGCGGTCATGCTCGGCAAGCTCAACATGGACGAGTTCGCCATGGGCTCGTCCAACGAGACCTCGTACTACGGTCCGGTCAAGAATCCGTGGCGCGCCGAGGGCTCGAACCGCGACCTCGTGCCCGGCGGCTCGTCCGGCGGCTCGGCGGCGGCCGTCGCCGCGCGCCTGTGCGCCGGCGCGACCGCGACCGACACCGGCGGCTCGATCCGCCAGCCGGCCGCGTTCACCGGCACCGTCGGCATCAAGCCGACCTACGGCCGCTGCTCGCGCTGGGGCATCGTCGCCTTCGCCTCGTCGCTCGACCAGGCCGGGCCGATCGCCCGCGACGTGCGCGACGCCGCGATCCTGCTGAAGTCGATGGCCTCGGTCGATCCGAAGGACACCACCTCCGTCGACCGCCCGGTGCCGGACTACGAGGCCGCGCTCGGCCGCTCGCTCAAGGGCGTGAAGATCGGCATCCCGAAGGAGTATCGCGTCGAGGGCATGCCGCAGGAGATCGAGGCGCTGTGGCAGCAGGGCATCGCCTGGCTGAAGGACGCGGGCGCCGAGATCGTCGACATCTCGCTGCCGCATACGAAATATGCGCTGCCGACCTACTACATCGTCGCGCCGGCCGAAGCCTCCTCGAATCTCGCCCGCTACGACGGC
The window above is part of the Aquamicrobium sp. genome. Proteins encoded here:
- the gatC gene encoding Asp-tRNA(Asn)/Glu-tRNA(Gln) amidotransferase subunit GatC produces the protein MSVDLDTVKRVARLARIAVTEEEAGRMTGELNVILGFVEQLSEVDVDGVEPMTSVMPMEMRKRQDAVTDGGKAADIVANAPATEENFFLVPKVVE
- a CDS encoding GNAT family N-acetyltransferase, coding for MTVEIAVETPLQDDIRRLVGELNAYMMPLTPREFQFQLTVEQMTEPSVTLFVARDASGRAVGMGALKEHGDGLGEVKRMYTLPETRGRRVGSQLLERIEELAREKGLGHIVLETGEAPGFEPAWRVYERGGFTMCGAVLDYPDSGYSRFYEKKLS
- a CDS encoding metal-dependent hydrolase, with protein sequence MKLTWYGHSAFAVEAGEARILIDPFLSGNPSWGKGWEEAAEGVTHVLLTHGHSDHIGDAVAILKKTGAQLVANFELCMYLVGQGASGERINPGNTGGTVDCGGFTVTFVQALHSSSFGQDGGANVYLGNPLGLVLHFADGQSLYHMGDTDIFSDMALIEELHAPKVGIVPVGDRFTMGGAVAALACRRFFNFETVIPAHYATFGLLDQNADKFVEGMEGSKTKVLVPKIGEPFAP
- the gatA gene encoding Asp-tRNA(Asn)/Glu-tRNA(Gln) amidotransferase subunit GatA, which produces MTDLTTLTIAEARDGLTAKDFSALELTDSYLSVIDAFNPTFNAYVTVTHDKARAMAKASDGRLAKGESGALEGIPLGIKDLFATEGVHTQAASHILDGFEPRYESTVTANLWADGAVMLGKLNMDEFAMGSSNETSYYGPVKNPWRAEGSNRDLVPGGSSGGSAAAVAARLCAGATATDTGGSIRQPAAFTGTVGIKPTYGRCSRWGIVAFASSLDQAGPIARDVRDAAILLKSMASVDPKDTTSVDRPVPDYEAALGRSLKGVKIGIPKEYRVEGMPQEIEALWQQGIAWLKDAGAEIVDISLPHTKYALPTYYIVAPAEASSNLARYDGVRYGLRVPGRDIVEMYENTRAKGFGQEVKRRIMIGTYVLSAGYYDAYYVRAQKVRTLIKRDFEDAFHAGVDAILTPATPSAAFGIADQELASDPVKMYLNDVFTVTVNMAGLPGIAVPAGLDGQGLPLGLQLIGRPFDEETLFSAAHAVERAAGRFTPRKWW
- the ruvX gene encoding Holliday junction resolvase RuvX, producing MPVIDIAELPAVLPPGATLAGIDLGTRTIGLAMSDAGLSFAHPRPVIARKKFTLDAQALLAALDKEKAAAIVVGLPVNMDGSEGPRVQATRAFVRNMERLTDLPFVYWDERLSTVAAERALISMDVSRAKRGERIDSAAAAFILQGALDRLAALAR
- a CDS encoding DUF6105 family protein is translated as MRYILIFWAVPMGLFWGWYYLSYHDMNFGFLVLSRAVHDYAFGFYGNIIGIDPATIGPMVMRACVIDTALIFSIYGFRKRREIAAWWNASRVSAPEPQAGRAPPAE
- a CDS encoding acyl-CoA dehydrogenase family protein, with the translated sequence MTHQVLNQSPPLSGSSAWRADPLLVQLAEGWPEPVRRDLEQVGRYVRSSEAQEMARLANVETPKLRTHDRQGRRIDVVEFHPAYHALMRRSIALGLHSSIWEDAREEAGRRHQVRAARFFLTAQLECGHLCPITMTSASLAALMASPQLFRDLAPRVLTRKYDQSQKPMAQKAGLTFGMGMTEKQGGTDVRANTSRAVPAGGRFHSLTGHKWFMSAPMSDAFLMLAQAEAGLSCFLVPRLRDDGSHNGLELQRLKDKLGNRSNASSEVEFDGALAEMVGEPGKGVRTIMDMVTLTRLDCALASAGIMRAALAEAVHHTRHRKAFGTELADQPLMQRVLADMALDVAAATALSMRLARSFDEAARNAGEAAFARTMTPVVKYWVCKITPPLVYEAMECLGGNGYIEEGPLARAYREAPVNAIWEGSGNVMALDVLRVLARASQLFEEVLAGIGRDLGAAGKGVLGVLRAALQVAASDEGSARILTEQLALSAAAAELRRLGAGRIADAFVETRLAGQWRTSYGMLDARHDSRTILETLYPELG